The region AAATTATAATTTCTATATTTACTGTACCTGATCTCTGTGGATTTCCACCATCTACAGCCACCAATTTTAAGGAGAGTCGCGGCTGTGCTTCTCTGTCTAAAGCTTTCTGAAGAACCATTTCTGCATGTTTTTTGCCCCCCGGACTAGCGTGTTGTTTTAAAACGAAATTATCACTCGGagttaaaatattattttgtacgTTATTTGCATCCACGTCAGCATCATGTGCACTTTCTAAAACAAACCGAGACCCAATTACAGCAGACTCGCTAATTTCAAATcgcaaataattgtttttgaaaGTGGGAGCATTGTCATTTACGTCCAATACTTCGATGGTCACGGGATGCAATTCCATGGGGTTTTCCAATAAGATCTCAAAGGTGAAGCTGCACGGCGTCACGTCTCCACACAGCTGCTCTCGATCTATCCTCTCGTGGACAACCAGGAGCCCTTTGTCCGCCCTCAGCTCGGCGTACTGGACGTTGTCCCCTGTCACGATGCGGGCCCGCCCAGAACGGAGTCTTTTCAAATCCAAACCGAGATCTTGGGCCACATTTCCGATGAGCGAGCCTTTTTTCATCTCCTCTGGGATTGAGTAGCGGATTTGCCCCTGCGTTCCATTTAGGAAAAAACACCAAAAGACAAAGAGCCAGGCCGGCCCTTGCCTTTTTCTTCCTCGGCGTGGATGCATTTCTTTACACTCCATATGAAAGTAAAAGGTATTTATAAATGAAGCAATCGATtaataactaaaaaaaatagaCGCAATTATTTCATCCGATTTCAGCTCAAAGGCGATCGATACGTTGTACACGCAAAGCTCTTTTGTGCCAAAATGACAGCAACAGAGGAGGGAGCTGCCCTATGTAGTCAGCACCAACAAACCAATTTATCAGGTAACAGCGCCCTTTAGAGGCGGATAGGTGAAATTAGTAAGGTTAAAAATGTTAAGATAAATACATCATTAAATATGGCGTATTTTTGTTTAATAGCgtgatagaaaaaaaacaaaatgacaaatcacAAAGATATAACCCCACTCACCCACCCGGAAAGAGTCGTAATATGCACACAGAGAAAAACAACACCGTTTCGTGTAGTGACATAATAGAAAACATTTAAACGATCACTAACCCTTCAGCGTGAGCGCAGGTCAAAACACCAacttcagcaccacggacagagACAAGGCGACAGGTTTTGCGAGATCACCAAAAGTTGCATAATTGCAATGTATTCATCATACTAATTTATGATAGAGTAAATTTTAAATAGCCTTTTTAGATGTTCACTTCCAGAATATGTCACAGTGACTCTGGTGTAGGCCATGAAAAATTGTGCAGTTGTGCATATTTTTGAAACGTGAGGCCCTTGACACCCTATGAATGAGGTCCAGAAGCAAAAACTGAAAAAGTAAAATCTATAGAGCACAGCCACTATCATCCGTTTAGTTCAAGTACCAGGAGAATATCATTAAAATGTAGCAGAATAAACAACCATGACTCTTTCTCAAGGTTGATGTACCCTCGTCaatattggcaaaaaaaaaaaaaaggagctcaTCGTGTACAATACATTCCTGGACGAGGATTTTCTCATCCAGAAAATGGGAAATAGTCTTTTACAATGACCACAGCCTTAAACAATAACAACGCAGGCCAGTGGCTCACAGCCCACTGATCTTAGTCTCCGTTTGTCTTCTGCCCCTCTTTATTCAAAGACAAAACCATAATGGGTAGGCTTAAAAAATTGTCAGGGAGCAAATAATTATTAATACCTTGCACTGTATTTCTGCATCAAGTTACACTTGGTTATCTTTTTACACAGCTAGTGTACATGAGATGAAGCTGTAGCTGTTCAGTAATAAGTGTGATAAGAAAAAACACCCCAAATTCTTTATAACATTTCACTCACCAATGTTGACGTCTGAGAAAAGCCTCCTAGCATCTGCTTGTTGTCATGCGACGTATCAGCATCAGCTCCATCCACACTCACTAAACTTTGACTCATGGCTTGCATGTTCTTCATGTCACTTTTTCTGGAGTCAGTAGTCCTGCACACCTCGTAATTATACACGTGGGGGAGGGTCCCAGTTGCCAAAGTATCTGAGTATCGCGGTGGATAGTACGGGATGACGGGCAGGTTGGAGTGGTACAGGACGCGAGACTGTCTCCACCTGTACACTTTGACAGCGATGATGAGCACCAAGCAGGtgatgaagaggaaggagaCCACAGCCAGCGCCAAAACTAAGTAAAACGTCAGCTTTTCATTGTACTCCTTGTCATGCATGCTCAAGTCAGTAAACTCCGAGAGCACCTCAGGGAAGCTGTCGGCCACCGCCACGTTCACAATGACTGTGGCTGAACGAGAGGGCTGCCCGTTGTCTTCTACCACGACAGTCAGTCTTTGTTTGACAGCATCTTTATCAGTCACTTGGCGGACAGTTCGGACTTCTCCATTGTGGAGGCCCACTTCAAACAGCGCCCTGTCCGTGGCTTTGTGCACTTGATAGGAGAGCCAGGCGTTCTGGCCAGAGTCCACGTCCACGGCCACCACTTTGGTCACCAGATAGCCCACGTCGGCCGAACGAGGCACCATTTCGGCCAGCAGCGACCCACCCGTCTGCACCGGGTACAGAACCTGGGGGGCGTTGTCGTTCTGGTCCTGGATTAGGATGCAAACTGTGGCCACAGAACTAAGAGGAGGGGATCCAGAGTCACGGGCAGTCACGTTAAAGTCAAAGGACTTAATTTGTTCATAATCAAATGATCTGACTGCGTGGACGACACCATTCTCAGAATTGACGGAGACAAAAGAGGACACAGCTACTCCATTAACGTCTTTCTCCTCCAGGAAGTAAGACACTCGGGCATTCTGGCCCCAGTCTGCATCAGTAGCACTGACAGCAAACACGGAAAAACCGGGAGAGTTGTTCTCCGGTAAAGTCTTACTGTATTCTGACTGATGGAATTTGGGCGGGTTGTCATTCACGTCTGATATTTTAACGTTAATGTTTTTACTACTAGACAGAGGTGGAGAGCCTTGGTCAGACACCGTTATGGTCACATTATATTCAGGGACACTTTCCCGGTCTAAGAAGTTTTCAGTGACTATGGTGTAATATCCTGTTAACGAAGACTCAATTTTAAAAGGGACGTCGGTGTTAATGGAACACTTGACAACACCGTTGACGTCAGAGTCTTCATCATTCACGTTAAACACAGCTACAGTTGTACCTGGGGGAGAATCCTCAGGTATGGACTGAGAAAAGGACATGAGTTCTATGGTGGGGATATTGTCATTCTCATCAATTATGTTAACAATAACTTTACATGTATCCGTAAATCCTCCATGATCACTTGCATGCACATTTAATTCGTAGCTTTTTGATTTCTCAAAATCTAACCTACCAGCAATTTTAATCTCTCCAGTTTTAACATTTACATTAAAAAGCTGGTTTTCCTCTTTCGTTATGTGAGGAGTGGAGTAGGTGATGTAACCATTTAGGCCTGCATCAGCATCGTTTGCACTAACAGTTGAGATCAGTGTCCCTGCAGGTGAATTTTCAGGCACGTCAACCTTATAAACAGGTTGAGTGCACACTGGGGCGTTATCATTTGCATCCATCACAGTAATTTCAATTCTCACTGTCCCTGATCTGTGTGGCTCTCCACCATCTGAAGCAAATAGCATGAGTGTGTGACTCTCCTCTTTTTCTCGGTCTAAAGGGTTTTGCAAAACCATTTCGATAACATTTCCTCCGTTTCGTTCATTTTGTACTTCCaatttaaaatcatttaaagGTTTTAGAGTGTATCTTTGAATATCATTTATTGCAACATCAAGATCGGCTGCATTGGCTAGTGAGAAACGGGTTCCTACTGCAGCATTTTcagttatttttaaatgaatttctgATTGTGGGAAGGACGGACTGTTATCATTAATGTCCACAACCTCCACTGTTACTCGATAAAGCTGGATGGGATTTTCTAAAATGATGTCAAAAGTGAAGCTGCAGGGCGTCGTCTTGCCACAAAGCTCCTCTCGGTCGATGCGCTCCTTAATCACAAGCGTTCCTTTGTCTCGCTTTAAATCAACATATTGTCGGCCTCCTTTGGTAATAATACGAGCTTTACCTGATACTAGTCTGCCAATATCCAAGCCCAAATCTCTCGCAATGTTTCCAACAAAAAAGCCTTCCGCCTGCTCCTCCGGTATGGAATAGCGAGCCTGTCCAGCCACGGAGCGCAGCTCGCTCAGACAAAGAATCACAAACAGTGTGCGCCATAGGCCGCCAACAGTGCGCATCTGAATAAAATCCATcgtgaatttaaaaataacaagATGACTTCAAGTAAAACCAATACTCAAAGTCTAAAACAAACACGAGAATCCAAAAGAAATGTGCCTCTTTAAATGTCGAGGAGTCCGTCGTGTTTATGGACTGAGCTCTTATGAAGCTCTAAAAGCAGCTCAAGAGGAGGACTCCTTCACGGACGTGTTTCATTCTCATTCATTGACGTGTCACCAGCGGCCCTTAGAGCATTTTCACAGAACTGCACCTCTATCCAAACGTAAAGACAGTCCAAAGCATATTGATATGGTACCAGTGTAAATTATATTTCTACACGCATAAAAGTACAGATACAACTTTTAACAAAATATAGGTTTAAATTTTGAGTATGACAGCACAGAAATAAAGGGAAGTTAAGCAATTAATTGAAACTACAGACCAGTaacaattaataaaataaagactTTCATATGATATCATTACTCAGACTAATTTATCCAACGTAATTCAGAAAACGacacattattttaaaatacaaatgtatccagatttttcttttaattacgAACAGCGATTCAGTGTTAAAATTCAATAGATTTTAAAGAATATTACAATAATAGTAATGTCCAACAAAATCATCTCAACTTAAATATCGTATCTGGAGCCAGACAATTTCATTTTGTACTGCTGACGaaacaataataatcataatcataGTAATCTTGAGAATAATATTGAGAATAAGATGAGAATAAGAACGAGAATAAGACTGAGAACAAGAACTTTTTTTCCAGTGAGAATTATACGAATTATTGGATTCACACTGGTCCAAAAAAgcgataaaaatcaacaacaatgttcagcaccacggacagcaaAATTGaactatacatatatatatatatatataccacaAGTCattggtcattggggcacttggggcagtgacccccaaactggaggagtggctacagcagattccaggaacaacatcagacatctcagtccagaagagtgcagtgctaggaacagccaaaatactgcgcagaaccctcaagctcccaggcctctggtagaggacccgagcttggagtgggagaccacccgcggagggtgagaggggaattttttttttttacagcaaatgataatgataatgaaagACATGACTCACCAAAGTTGACATCTGTGTGTCAGCATCAGCTCCATCCACACTCACTAAACTTTGACTCATTCCTTGCATGTTCTTCATGGCACTTTTTCTAGAGTCAGTGGTCTTGCACACCTCGTAATTGTACACGTGTGGGAGGGTCCCCGACCCCAAAGTATCCGAGTACCGAGGTGGATAGTACGGGATGACGGGCAGGTTGGAGTGGTACAGGACGCGAGACTGTCTCCACCTGTGCACTTTAAATGCGATGATGAGCAGCAAGCAAGTGACGAAGAGGAAGGACACCACAGCGAGCGCCAAGACTAAGTAAAAAGTCAACTTGTCATTGTACTCCTTGTCGTGCATGCTCAAGTCAGTGAACTCTGAGAGCACTTCAGGGAAGCTGTCGGCCACCGCCACGTTCACAATGACCGTGGCTGAACGAGAGGGCTTCCCACTGTCCTCCACCACAACAGTCAGTCTTTGTTTGACAGCATCTTTATCAGTCACTTGGCGGACCGTTCGGATTTCTCCATTGTGGAGGCCCACTTCAAACAGCGCCCTGTCTGTGGCTTTGTGGACTTGATAGGAGAGCCAGGCGTTCTGGCCAGAGTCGACGTCCACGGCCACCACTTTGGTCACCAGATAGCCCACGTCAGCCGAACGAGGCACCATTTCGGCCAGCAGTGACCCGCCCGTCTGCACCGGGTACAGCACTTGAGGGGCATTGTCATTTTGGTCCTGGATCAGGATGCAAACACTTGCGTTGCTGCTGAGGGGCGGGGAGCCTCCATCCTGTGCTCTGACGATAAAAGTCAGCTCTTTGATTTGCTCGTAGTCATATGAGCGACCTGCATTAATAACTCCGCTTTCTGAATTAATGGACACAAAGTCACTAATTGGACTTCCTCCTATTTCACTCTGCTCCAACATGTAGGTGACACGAGCATTTTGATTTTCATCCGGGTCTTTGGCAATCACTCTTAAAACAGAAATTCCTGGCGGGTTGTTTTCTGCAATGTTTGCCCTATAAATGCTGACCGGAAACACTGGAGCGTTGTCATTGACGTCAGACACTTTCAAATTAAAAGTCTTTTTTGTAGAGAGGGGAGGTGAGCCAGCATCTGACGCAACAATTGTGATGTTATATTCTGGCACCCCTTCACGATCTAAATCAGCATCAGTCATCAATGCAAAATAATTTCTCATATTGGATTTAATCCTAAATGGAAGGCGGCCTTCAATGGCGCACCTCACTTGACTGTTTTCACCAGAGTCCAAGTCTTTTACATTGATGATACCAATAGTGGTACCAACGGGGGAATCCTCTGACACGGGACTGGTGAAAGACATTACATTAATGAGAGGGGCATTATCATTTAAATCCATCACTTCAATTTCGACTTTAGTAGAGTCAGCAAACCCACCTTCATCTTTAGCTTCAACCATGAACTgtattgttttgtctttttcataGTCTATAGGTTTTGCTACAGATATACATCCTGTCGTCCTATTTATATGAAAAAAATCTGCTATTTCGGtatttgattttgaaaatgagTATGTTACTCTTCCATTTGGACCATTATCAGCATCAGTGGCATTCACAGTCAAAAAATAAGCACCCTTTGGTGCATTTTCATATAACTTTGCTTTATAAATAGTTTGGTTAAAGACGGGTGCATTATCATTTATATCAAGAATAATAATTTCTAAACTGACTGTACCGGATCTTTGTGGATTTCCGCCATCCACAGCCACTAATTTTAAAGAGAGTCGTGGCTGTTCTTCTCTGTCTAAACTTTTCTGAAGCACCATTTCTGCATATTTTCTTCCTCCCGGACTGACGTGTTGCTTCAAGACAAAATGGTCACTTGGTGTTAAAATGTAATTCTGCAGACCATTTGCGTCTACATCAGCATCGTGAGCATTCTCTAAAACAAAACGGGAGCCAAGTGCAGCCGACTCACTGATTTCAAATTCTAAATGCCTATTTTTAAATGTAGGAGCATTGTCGTTCACGTCTAACACTTCGATGGTCACGGGATGCAATTCCATGGGGCTTTCCAATAAAATCTCAAAGGTGAAGCTGCACGGCGTCACGTCTCCACACAGCTGCTCTCGATCTATCCTCTCGTGGACAACCAGCAGCCCTTTGTCCGCCCTCAGCTCGGCGTACTGGACGTTGTCCCCTGTCACGATGCGCGCCCGCCCAGAACGGAGTCTTTTCAGATCCAAACCGAGATCCTGGGACACATTTCCAATAAGTGATCCCTTTTTCATCTCCTCTGGGATTGAGTAGCGGATTTGCGCCAGCGTtgcatttagaaaaaaacagcaaaagacaAAGAGGCAAGCCGCCCGTCGCCATATTCCACCACGGTTTGGATGACTATCTTTCCActccatatttaaaaaaaaaatattccaatcAAGTGAACAGATCGAAAAATGACGAGGCACAATATCAGCCGATTTCTAAGATCAAGTGTCGTACGTTGTTCACGCACAGCGCTCCTGTGCCAAATGGCAGTCGCAGAGGAGGGAGTAGCATTGCAACACGCATCACAAAACATCCATTTAACATGCAACAACCCCCCCTAGAGACCAATATGTGAAATTAGTCCAGTTAATCTCAAATGGTCAACATTTTCTTGGCGTGTCGGGGATGGGAATCAATCTATAGATATGGCGTGCCCTATTTACCAAtcacattaaaacattttaaagaaatatatatatatataaagttgTAAATTGCACTAAAATCCAATCAACAAACTTGCGTGATGGCTGATGTGTGAGGAAGATTCAGATATTGATAATGAGCATTGATTTTATTTCTTCCAAGTGAGCAATGCCCAAGAAATCCATTGGACGCTGTCCTTCAGGACCATAGACAGAGATAGACTACATAAGAAACTCACTGTCAAGCATATCAGTAAAACTACCACGATGCCACAGTGAATTTGGATATTCTTCCTTAAACAATTCCGAGTTATAAGTGTGAACACTGATGCACTGTGGGTGACTTTACATCTATTTAATGTCTAATTTCAGAATACAAAAATATCCTCTTGTGTATTGATGGGGCATTTGAAGCCAAATTGAGTCATTTAAAGCCAGTAGACTGCAAGCACATACAATAATCGTTGCtgctgaaaacataaaaaacaaCAGAACCCTCACAGGTGCACAAGCACTAAGACTAAAGAAATGAAGTAATCTCCGGAGAAGAGTAACTTTTTTCCAAGATGCTTGATTTAAGCACTAGGGAATTATCTCTAAATagtagcaaaacaaaataatcacaaatCTTTCTCAATACTCTgcagaaggattttttttaacatggaaGATTATGAAAAAGAATCAGAGCAGAA is a window of Syngnathus typhle isolate RoL2023-S1 ecotype Sweden linkage group LG1, RoL_Styp_1.0, whole genome shotgun sequence DNA encoding:
- the LOC133154375 gene encoding protocadherin gamma-A11-like isoform X19, whose protein sequence is MDFIQMRTVGGLWRTLFVILCLSELRSVAGQARYSIPEEQAEGFFVGNIARDLGLDIGRLVSGKARIITKGGRQYVDLKRDKGTLVIKERIDREELCGKTTPCSFTFDIILENPIQLYRVTVEVVDINDNSPSFPQSEIHLKITENAAVGTRFSLANAADLDVAINDIQRYTLKPLNDFKLEVQNERNGGNVIEMVLQNPLDREKEESHTLMLFASDGGEPHRSGTVRIEITVMDANDNAPVCTQPVYKVDVPENSPAGTLISTVSANDADAGLNGYITYSTPHITKEENQLFNVNVKTGEIKIAGRLDFEKSKSYELNVHASDHGGFTDTCKVIVNIIDENDNIPTIELMSFSQSIPEDSPPGTTVAVFNVNDEDSDVNGVVKCSINTDVPFKIESSLTGYYTIVTENFLDRESVPEYNVTITVSDQGSPPLSSSKNINVKISDVNDNPPKFHQSEYSKTLPENNSPGFSVFAVSATDADWGQNARVSYFLEEKDVNGVAVSSFVSVNSENGVVHAVRSFDYEQIKSFDFNVTARDSGSPPLSSVATVCILIQDQNDNAPQVLYPVQTGGSLLAEMVPRSADVGYLVTKVVAVDVDSGQNAWLSYQVHKATDRALFEVGLHNGEVRTVRQVTDKDAVKQRLTVVVEDNGQPSRSATVIVNVAVADSFPEVLSEFTDLSMHDKEYNEKLTFYLVLALAVVSFLFITCLVLIIAVKVYRWRQSRVLYHSNLPVIPYYPPRYSDTLATGTLPHVYNYEVCRTTDSRKSDMKNMQAMSQSLVSVDGADADTSHDNKQMLGGFSQTSTLQKPPNTDWRFNQGARPGPSGVAGGPEVAMGTGPWPQPPTEAEQLQALMAAANVSEASGTLGPGTMGLSTRYSPQFTLQHVPDYRQNVYIPGSTATLTSNPQQQQQQQQAMAQQASQQALPPPQSGQPEPPKAAQTPASKKKSTKKEKK
- the LOC133154375 gene encoding protocadherin gamma-A3-like isoform X31, which encodes MEWKDSHPNRGGIWRRAACLFVFCCFFLNATLAQIRYSIPEEMKKGSLIGNVSQDLGLDLKRLRSGRARIVTGDNVQYAELRADKGLLVVHERIDREQLCGDVTPCSFTFEILLESPMELHPVTIEVLDVNDNAPTFKNRHLEFEISESAALGSRFVLENAHDADVDANGLQNYILTPSDHFVLKQHVSPGGRKYAEMVLQKSLDREEQPRLSLKLVAVDGGNPQRSGTVSLEIIILDINDNAPVFNQTIYKAKLYENAPKGAYFLTVNATDADNGPNGRVTYSFSKSNTEIADFFHINRTTGCISVAKPIDYEKDKTIQFMVEAKDEGGFADSTKVEIEVMDLNDNAPLINVMSFTSPVSEDSPVGTTIGIINVKDLDSGENSQVRCAIEGRLPFRIKSNMRNYFALMTDADLDREGVPEYNITIVASDAGSPPLSTKKTFNLKVSDVNDNAPVFPVSIYRANIAENNPPGISVLRVIAKDPDENQNARVTYMLEQSEIGGSPISDFVSINSESGVINAGRSYDYEQIKELTFIVRAQDGGSPPLSSNASVCILIQDQNDNAPQVLYPVQTGGSLLAEMVPRSADVGYLVTKVVAVDVDSGQNAWLSYQVHKATDRALFEVGLHNGEIRTVRQVTDKDAVKQRLTVVVEDSGKPSRSATVIVNVAVADSFPEVLSEFTDLSMHDKEYNDKLTFYLVLALAVVSFLFVTCLLLIIAFKVHRWRQSRVLYHSNLPVIPYYPPRYSDTLGSGTLPHVYNYEVCKTTDSRKSAMKNMQGMSQSLVSVDGADADTQMSTLQKPPNTDWRFNQGARPGPSGVAGGPEVAMGTGPWPQPPTEAEQLQALMAAANVSEASGTLGPGTMGLSTRYSPQFTLQHVPDYRQNVYIPGSTATLTSNPQQQQQQQQAMAQQASQQALPPPQSGQPEPPKAAQTPASKKKSTKKEKK